From Salarias fasciatus chromosome 5, fSalaFa1.1, whole genome shotgun sequence, a single genomic window includes:
- the LOC115388490 gene encoding odorant receptor 131-2-like: protein MNQTTVIYWDFLTEALIKNMVTVTVCVSIIYINGMLVHIFTRHQIFYMNPRYILYIHLVINDIILLIVYILLQALTYNSSGINVSLCITLIVAAVLSNQNNPLTIALMSVECYVAVCFPLHHSQICSVRRTYVLIALIWLVNSLSILPDVFVTLGTETTDFLLSRKRCLRKIVFKNINLEIKRPISDILFLVLVWFTVFFAYFKVLFAAKAAIANAKKARNTILLHGFQLLLCMLNFLLNLIFEGLAVVFPRNIANLHFMLSFFIHILPRLISSIVYGIRDKTFRKYLKKYLLVTDNFVKIHSFT, encoded by the exons ATGAATCAGACAACAGTGATCTATTGGGACTTCTTAACAGAAGCCTTAATCAAGAACATGGTAACCGTGACTGTCTGTGTCTCCATCATCTACATCAATGGGATGCTGGTGCACATCTTCACCAGACACCAG ATTTTCTACATGAATCCCCGGTACATCCTGTACATCCACCTGGTCATCAACGACATTATCCTGTTGATAGTGTACATCCTGCTCCAAGCCCTGACTTACAACTCATCTGGAATCAACGTCTCATTATGCATCACTCTGATCGTGGCGGCTGTTTTGTCCAATCAGAACAACCCTCTGACCATCGCTCTAATGTCTGTAGAGTGTTACGTGGCCGTTTGCTTCCCTCTCCATCACTCACAGATCTGTTCTGTCAGGAGGACGTACGTCCTGATCGCTCTGATCTGGCTGGTCAACTCACTTTCAATCCTTCCAGATGTGTTTGTCACATTGGGAACAGAAACCACAGATTTCCTTCTTTCGAGAAAGAGGTGCCTGAGGAAAATCGTTTTTAAGAACATTAATCTGGAAATTAAGAGGCCGAtatctgacattttatttttagtgcTTGTTtggttcactgttttttttgcatACTTCAAGGTTTTGTTTGCTGCAAAAGCAGCTATTGCGAATGCTAAGAAAGCTCGAAACACCATCCTGCTTCACGGTTTTCAACTGCTGCTCTGTATGCTCAACTTCCTGTTGAACCTGATCTTTGAAGGACTGGCTGTCGTTTTTCCCAGAAATATTGCAAATCTTCActtcatgctttcttttttcatccacATTTTGCCTCGACTCATCAGTTCAATAGTTTATGGGATAAGAGACAAGACGTTCAGGA